Sequence from the Oceanispirochaeta sp. M1 genome:
TGAATTTAACAACTGAACATTGTTTTTTAGAAATAATAAAACAGGAATCACGGCCCTTGATGAGATCCGAATCTATATTTTTGAAGATAGATCAACAATGTTTTTCAGTCGAAACATATAATTATGTAAATAAAAAAAATACAAATAGAACATATTTATAGTACATAAGAAATTTATAATTGCAGATCAATCTAGATTCTTTTTAAGAAAAGTGATCGACTAATTATATTTTGTTTTTATAGCTGTATTTATTATTAGAAAGCAGTCATGATGGTTTGTATCAAATGCAGTTTATTTGCCTGTATTCTGCTCATGATAATCAGTTTTTCCAGGGTTTATTATTAATGGTTTTTCTCATACAAAATCAGTGATTTTCCGGTCAATGACGAGATTATTTTCTTTTTATACTTTCATTTTTTCAAAAATAATCGTTTGTTTTATCCCAATAAAAATATGAAACAGGTGGAAATCCTGCAGCACCATAGCATTTGACATATTATTATTTCTGCAATAATATGATTTCAAAACCTGCAATGTCGGGATTTGATTCTAAACTGGTTCCATAGAAGCTGAGATCGCTTAAGAAACCGCAGAATCTTTAAATACATTAAACCTTTGCCTTCTGTCCGGAGGAAAGGGTGAATTTTATTTATGGAAGCGGAGTATTTTTATGAACCAGCGTATCGGCCGGAATATCGGCCTTGATTATTCCTTTACATTCTTAAACAGCCTCAACCTGATGCATGCCCTGTGGATGATCTGGCTTTCCCTGCGTGGATTTTCACTATTGGAACTGGGTATGCTGGAAGGCATTTTCCATGGAACCTCCTTTTTGATGGAAGTCCCTACAGGTGCTGTTGCAGACCTCTGGGGGAGGCGGAACAGCCGGATTATGGGGCGAATTATCTTTATCCTCAGTATGTTATTTCTCTGGTGGTCACATACATTTTTTTTCCAGGCCATTGGTTTTATGCTGACTGCTATAGGATATAACCTGGAGTCAGGAGCCGGAGAAGCTCTGGTATATGATTCTCTGGTCCATCTGAAAAGAGAAGACGATTTTATGGGTATCCGGGGAAAGAAAGAGCTGATCTATCAGCTGGCTGCAATTATCGCTTTTTTATCGGGTGGTTATATCGCAACAAGGAATTATGATCTTGTTTTCATTCTGGTTCTGATAATTTCCGGTTTATCTCTTCTCAATGCAATGCTTATGGTGGAACCCCCTGTTGTAAGGAGCCGGGAGGCTGTTACAGGGTCTCTCCTGCGTAGAATATTTGTCTCTTTAGGGCAGCAGACCCGGGACAGCCTTCTTGTTATCAGAAAGGAGCCGAGGATAGCCTATCTCATAATTTTCACAGAGAGCATTTTTGTCTTTACAACCACACAGTACTTTTATCTTCAGACCTGGTGGAAGTTTGACGGTTATACAGAATGGTATATGGGTATTGTTTTTGCCTGTCAGTGCCTTCTGGCGGGCCTCTCAGCCGTTCTTGCTCCAAAGATGGATAAAAGATTCGGTGAGGAGAAACTGCTCTTTATAGTGCCCCTTATGCTGCTTGTTTCTTTATGGGGTGTTGCACTGTCTGAATACAAGGCACTGTTCTTTGTTCTCACTGGAGCCTTTGAAGGAATACTGATGGTGACTGTGAGTGATTATATCAACAAACTGATACCAGGAGAGTTCAGAGCAACAATACTCAGTTATCAGTCAATGGTTTTCAGCCTGCTGATGATACTGATTTTCCCTGTGGTGGGATGGCTGGGAGATATGTACTCTCTGGATATCTCCTTCTATGCTGTTGCCGGAACGGGCACCCTTATGTATTTTCTGTATAAAGCATTTGAGACTAGAAAAAAGGCAGGAAAGAACTTGCATAAAGGTTCTTGCTGAGTATCATATATTTTCTTATAATGAATTAAAGAGGTACATCCGGTGCGTGCATTAATAGTAGATGATGATTTTATCAGCAGAAAGCTGATGCTTAAATATCTTAGACCATATTGTGAGTGCGATGTGGCCATCAGCGGAGATGAAGCTAGAACCGCATTTCAGCTGGCCTGGACCGAGAACACACCCTATGAGGTTATCTATCTTGATATCGTTATACCCGGGCAGAACGGTCTTGAAGTGCTCAAGTATATTAGAGAATTTGAGGTAGGCCGGGGCATCACAGAGACTGCCAAGGTAATCATGGTCTCAGGGCTGGATGATCAGAGTCAGGTAAAAAATGCCTATCAGTTTGAGTGTGACGGTTATCTGATTAAGCCCATTACTCTGGATAAGGTGCTCACCGTATCAAAAGATGCGGGTGTTAAGCTCCTTAATCTCTATAAATGATTATTCGATTTTCTCAATCTTGATCATATTTGTTGTTTTACTTTCAAGCAGAGGAATTCCGGTAGCATAGATTACTGTGTCGCCGGCTTCTACAAATCCTCTCTCCTTTGCAAGATGCAGGGCTTCCTTCAAAGTACTATCAGTATCTGTCACATGCATGATTCTTTCAGCTTTTACACCCCATACAATACTTAAGTATCTGATAGTCTTTTCATTCTGAGTAAATGCCAGGATGGGAACTGAGGATCTATACTGACTGAGGAGTCTTGCTGTGCGTCCGGACTGGGTTATGGCTACCATAAACCGGGCATCCGACTGTTCTGCCATCATACAGGCGGCATGACAGATCAGCGCTTCATGAGTTTTAAGTTTTTCACGGCGCCTCATTGTCACAAGCCGCTCTTCAGTCATATTCTGTTCTGCAGTTTTTACAATCTTTTTCATCGTTCTGACAACCTCAACTGGATACTGTCCAACCGATGTCTCTCCGCTGAGCATAACTGCATCTGTGCCGTCAAAGACCGCATTGGCCACATCTGAGGCTTCGGCTCTGGTGGGACGGGGATTCGTGATCATTGAGTCCAGCATCTGTGTTGCTGTGATGACAGGTTTATTTTCACTGTTACACATGGCAATAATTTTTTTCTGTACAATAGGGACATCTTCTGTTGGGATTTCAACACCAAGGTCGCCTCTGGCCACCATGATAATATCCGCTTCCTCTATGATGGACTCAAGATCGTCCACTGCCTCAGGTTTTTCCACCTTGGCTATGATGGGAAGATTACAGCCCTGTTCTTTCAATAGAGCCCGCAGTTCTCTGATATCTTCTCCTCTTCGAACAAAGGAGAGAGCTATGTAATCTATTTCTGCCTTCGCCAGGAAAGCTACATCCCTTCTGTCTTTTTCTGTCAATGCGGAAAGACTGATTGGAACACCCGGGAGGTTTATACCTTTTCTTGATTTCAGGATACCGTCATTCATAACTTCACATTCAATATCGGGAGCATTTACTTTGCTTACCTGAAGCTGAATCAGCCCGTCGTCTATCAGTATTTTATGACCCACAGATATATCATCAGCAAGACCAGGATAACCGGCTGTGAATTTTCCAGGATCCTTGTTATCAGGATTACTGCAGAGAATAACTTTATCACCTTTTTTTACCGGGATATCATTAGGGAGTACACCAAGCCTGATTTTAGGACCACTCAGGTCAGCAAGAATGGGCAGGGGGCAATCAAGTCTGGAGGAGGTTTCATTGATATAGTTGATCAGCCGCATCAGCTCAGCAGGTTCACCATGTGAGCAGTTCACTCTTGCAACATTGAGTCCAGCTTCCATCATTTGCTGAAGTACCATAGGATCTTCACAGGCAGGTCCTATGGTCCCGATTATCTTTGTTCTTGAAAAATCACTTTTAATAGCCATGCATTAATTATTACTCACAGCAGAGGAAAAAAAAAGGAAAATTATGCAATAGCCATATTAGCGTTGATTATAAGTTCATTGGGAGATGTTTTAAGCTCACCTTTGAAGTCTGCAAGACCGAACTGAACAGCTTCCATTTCTCTGTCATTCCGGAGAATCTCCTGAATACTTTTCATGACGGAAGCCGCATCATTTTTCTGACAGTCCGGTAGAATCAGAAGAATTTCTGATTTTCCAAGGCGGAAGAGTGTATCCGATTCTCTGACTCTATTGACGATTCTTCTGGTCATAGAGTAAATATAATCTTCGTGGCTGTTATTCAGCTCCATATAGCATACTGTCAGAGGAATCTCATAACGCTGTGACCACTTCATTGTCTGCTTTAGAACTTTCATTCCTCCGCTTTTGCTGAATATACCCATCAGCGGATCCTGTTCTTTATCTTTATATTCATCTTTTATGCCAAGCAATTTTGATCTGAGTTCATCTGCTTCTTTTTCAATCTCATCTTTCTGATGTGTTGCAACACCCAGTGATATGATCAGAAGATGTAAAAGGACTCCGCCGTAAGCTGCCATTTCAAGAATAGAAAATCCTTTATGCAGATAACATGAAAGAATATATGATCCCAGGAACAGGGCATACATAATAATTCTATCCCTGAACTTAATATTGCATTTAAATAGGAAGTGAATGGCAAATAGAGCCTGAATAATATGAAATATTACTAGTGAATTAACAGTATTCAACTGAAGAACCATTAGAGGGGAGATAATTATCATAGGAAGGCTGCCAGCAATATTCAGGCGATGAGAAGACATGAAAATTGATATCCAGGAGACCGAAAATAATTGAATAATCAGAAAAAAAAGAGTGATACTATTGTTTAAATAGCTGTATAGGTTAATTGCGATAACAAGAATGCAGATGCTTATAAGAGTAACATGATTGGGACCGTCTTTCATCTCTGTCATTAATATTATTACCTTCTATTTTTCTACTAATTTCATTTTCGGTATATCAGTAATCTGAATTGATAAAAAAGGATAAAAAAAGAGCAGCCCTCAGGCTGCTCTGATAATAATTCACATAAATATTATTTAAGTGCTTCTACTATTCTGTCCATTGCTTTCTCTACATTTTCAAGACTGTTGAATGCACTGATCCGGATAAAACCTTCACCGCAATTTCCAAAACCGCTACCGGGAGTCAGTACAACTCCAGCCTTGTTAAGGATCATGTCGAATGTTTCCCAGCTGTCTCTACCGGTGTTGACCCAGATATAGGGGGAGTTCACTCCACCTGTACAGCTGAAACCTGCTTCCTTCATCTTTTCAAGAATGATAGATGCGTTATTCAGGTAGTAATCACTCAGGGCTTTTACCTGCTGTTTCCCTTCATCCGAGTAGACTGCTGCAGCGGCCTTCTGAACGGGGTAGGAAACACCGTTGAATTTGGTTGAATGTCTTCTGTTCCATAAATTCTGCAGATTATGTGCATTCCCTTTAGAATCATAAGCCTGACATTCTGTGGGAATAACGGTATAGGCACATCTTGTTCCTGTAAAACCCGCTGTTTTGGAGAAGCTTCTGAATTCAACGGCAACTTTTTCGGCACCGGGAATTTCATAGATGCTGTGTATTACATCTGCATCTCTGATAAATGCTTCATAGGCTGCATCAAAGAGAATCAGTGCTTTATTGGCTATGGCATAATCAACCCATTCCTGCAGCTGAGCCTTGCTGGCAACAGCACCGGTGGGGTTATTGGGGTAGCACAGATAAATAAGATCAGCTTTCAGACCTTCAGGAGAAGGAACAAAACCATTTTCTTCATTACCTTCAAGATAGCTGAAACCTTCATAGCGACCATCTACGGCCTCTCCTGAACGTCCTGCCATAACATTTGTATCAACATAAACAGGATATACAGGGTCTGGAACTGCAATCCTTGCATCCAGTGAAAATAGTTCCTGGAAATTACCTGTATCGCATTTGGCTCCATCGCTGACAAAAATATCGTTTGCAGTTATGGATACACCACGGCTCTGAAAATCATTTACAGCAATGGCTTCACGCAGAAAGGGGTAACCTTTCTCGGGGCCGTAACCCTTAAAGCTCTCTTCAGAGGCAAGTTCATCCACTCCCTCATGAAAAGCTTTCAAACAAGCTTCAGGAAGGGGTTTGGTTACATCACCTATGCCCATCTTTATCAGTTCTTTTCCAGGATTTTTGCTCTGGAATTCCGCAACTCTTCTGGCAATCTCTACAAAAAGATAAGATGCCTGTAATTTTGAATAATTTTCGTTGATCTGTATCATAGTAAGATTATTATATTGAATATGTCAGAAATGATCTATTCCTCAGTATATGGTTCCATTCCAAGAATCTTAATATATTGTTTTTCCAGGGATCTGCTCAGTTTTCTGTGCTTTCTATCAACCTTATTGTTCACCAGATAGGCAGCAGGTTTTGTTTTCTCTCTGATCAGCTGCCTGGGATAAAATTTTACAGCATCAGCGATATTCTCTTCATTGATAAATGAGACTATAGAACTGAAGGGTTTATTGTTTTCTGGATAACCCATCAAAATAACAGCATCCAGGTATGAACCGGCTGTCCGTTCTTCTGATTTGTCATTCTTGGTCAGATACAACTCTTCCAGAAAAGAACCCTTTATATTTATTGCTGAATAGTGTTCAAGGGGCCAATCATGAATCATCATGAAATAGAGCAGCCCACGGAAGGGGAGCTCCCATTTTCTGTTATCTATTAAAATCGGTGAATGTACCAGATAATGACTTCTGTCATCTATTTTTTCCTGAGGATCAAAAAGAGTGAAACGGACAAAAGAATCAGCTTCATTGCCAACTGTCATATTTTCAGGATCTTTCAGGCTCTGATAGAAATCCTGGATACCCAGAAGGAAATCTCTATATTCCAGATATCCGGTGATTCTGGGATCAGTATTAAAAAGAAGATCCTCTGCTGATGGAGCACCTTCTTCTTTCTTTAAAAATGCTGCAATTTCTGAATCATTGCATCCATCTAGAAACCAGAACGATATATTTAATTTATTTCTGTCATGGAGGAGGGGCATCATAAATTTCATCAGCTCAAGGGCTTCCGTAGATTTCTGATTTCCAGATATTCGAATTTTTCTTTCCGCTTCAATGTTATTATCTATCAGATCGGCTATGCTTATTCGAGAGCTTTCATCGCTGTATTGATGTCTAACAGTCTCATCCAGTTCTTCTATTGATTTTCCTGAACAGGAGATCATCAAAACCGGCAGGATCAGGAGTAATAGTTTTTTCATATCTTTTTTATTTTGATTTCCTTTTCAGAGAATAATTTAAGTAATTTTTTAAGATCATGGGGATTCATACTTAAGCGTACAGGTTTAAAATCTCTGGAATGTATCCTGCAGCTGTGTCTGCCCAGTGGTTCCACCAGAGTTATTCTGTTTAGATCATGAATCTCTGCGCTTTGATAATAATGGAGGTTCAGTGTCATTTTATTCTCTAATACACTGATGTACGCCAGGCGGTTACTTATTATGATTATAATCAGAACAAGTAAAGTACCTGCAGTGAACAAGAGAGTCTCTCCAAGGTCATAGCGAACAAGAAGTACTCTGTAGGCCAGGATAAAGGGGAGAAGAAAGAGGAAGTTAAACAGCCTGGCGGCACTGTGTTTTCTGATCACTAGGGCTTTACTCATCTCTTATTTTAAATTCTCCGGGTTGAGATCAAGAAGTTCCGGGTGAATGAAAAGACCATTTTCCCTTATCAGAACATCATCAAAATAGATCTGACCTCCGCCGTATTCCTCGGTCTGGATACATACCAGATCCCAGTGGACAGAGGATTTATTACCGTTATCAGCATTATCATATGCATTCCCTGGTGTAAAATGGAAACTTCCCATTATCTTTTCATCAAAAAGAGTGTTTTTCATGGGGTTGAGGATATAAGGATTCACACCGATGGCAAACTCACCGATAAATCGGGCACCATCATCGGTATCAAGAACCTTGTTAATCTTCTCTGTATCATTGGCTTTTGCCTCAACAATTTTACCATTTTCAAAGCGGAATACTATATTCTCGTAGGTTGATCCCATATAGACTGCCGGGCAGTTGTAGCTGAGTGTTCCCTGAATAGAATCTTTTATAGGCGCTGTATACACTTCACCGTCGGGAATATTCACCTTGCCATCACATTTGATGGCGCTCATACCCTTTATAGAGAAGCTGAGATCAGTACCTGGTCCGGTTATCCTGACCTTATCAGTACCTTCCATCAATTTCACAAGTTTATCCATGGCTTTGGACATTTTGGCATAATCCAGGTTGCAGACCTGGAAATAAAAGTCTTCGAAACCTTCAAGGCTTCGGCCTGAGGACTGTGCCATTGAGTTTGTAGGGTAGCGGAGAACTACCCAGCGTGTATTCTTCACCCGCTCTTCCATATGGACAGGAGTGACATATTTCTCCATATAAATCTTCATTCTGTCACCGGGAACATCACTGGTTTCGGAAGGGTTCCTGGTGCTGCCTATTCCTATAAAGGCATCCATATGACTCATCAGAAGGCGATCGGACTCGGCCATAATATCCATCTGTTCTTCTGTGGCATTTAATAAGAGCCCCCGGAGCAAACGGGGATTGGTATGATTCAGAAAGGGAATAGCCCCTGCTTCATAAACTTTTTTTATTACAGCAGATACCAGTTGTTCCGACTGATCTCCATTCATATTTATAAGGACTTTTTCACCCTTTTTAAGCTCAGTGGCATAGTTGACCAGAGAGTCTGCCAGTTTTTCAAGTCGGGGATCTGTCATCATTGAACTCCATATAATTTTTTTACTGCACCGGCCAGTATAAAGGAGCCCATAATCAGGACATCCATCTCTTCTGACAATACTGATTTTAATGCTTCTCCTGGATCTTCTTCCAGAATACAGCCCTTCCTGATAGAGGAAAAGGCCTTATAGACACGCTCAGGACTGCTTTTTTTGAAAAATCCCGGAGTGGTAATCACAATCTTTGAAAATGCACTGCTGAGAATACCGGCCATTGTTTCGGCATCTTTATCATCCTGACAGGCAAAGAGCAGTATTTTATCAGCAGTTTCATTTGAAATTGAACGAAAGCTCTCAAGTGCCAGGGTTACAGAGCAGGGAGTATGGGAACCATCAAGAACAATAAGAGGATCCTTTGAGAGAATCTCCATCCTTCCAGGCAGACTGGCTTTTGCAAAACCTTCAAGCCATATCGGCTCATCAACCTCAGGATAAAGTGTAGTTAATACGTTGAGGGCCAATGCTGCATTCCAGGCCTGTATATGACCCGGGAGTTTGAGCTTTCCCACTACATTTCTTCCATCTTTATATTCAATTGCATAGGAAGTTCCTTCAGAGCTTACTGTGCTTTCTATATTTTTAATCTGTTCATTCAGAATCTGGAAGGGGGCATTCTGTTCCGAGGCCTTCTGTCGGAATACAGATTCAACCTCTGCTTTCTGAGGGGCTGAAAAAACCGGAGTATCCGGCTTTATGATACCCGCTTTTTCGCCGGCAATAGCTTCAAGAGTATCACCCAGCCACTGAGTGTGTTCAAGCTCAATGGGTGTAAGCACCGAAGCTTCAGGTTTTACCGCATTAGTGGCATCCAGGCGCCCTCCCAGACCGGTTTCTATAACACAAAAATCACAGTTCTCTTCTTTAAAAAGCTGAAAGGCCAGCAGAGTGAGAAGTTCGAAGGTCGTGGGTTCGGTTCCGCCGGGAAGCCGGATATCCAGCTTCTCTTTAATGAAACTGATGCAGTCAATATACTTCTGATCCTCAAGGGGTGAGGAATCTATCTGAATCCTCTCTCTGTAATGAAGCACATGGGGAGAAGTATAGAGTCCTGTTTTCCATCCATTCTGACTCAGCCCGGATGCCAGGAGTACGGATGTCGAACCCTTGCCCTTGGACCCGGCAGTATGAATAACACGACAGGCCAGATGGGGGTTCCCGAAATGTTCCAGGACCTCAGCCATTCTCTCCGGTCGATAATGACTTTTTCTCTCTTTAGCATCTTTCTCTAAATTAGTGAAAGACTCTATCCAGGCAAAGGCTTCATCGATATCAACGAATTTTTGTAACATGCAGAATTATCTCCGCTTCCTCAGGGCATCCCCGTGTGTGGTAAATCCTTCATAATCAGCGAGACATTCAACTCGTGAAGAGATCTCCTTTAATGCTGTTTCATCTGAGTAAATAACTGATGAATATTTGATAAAATCTCTTACCGATACGGCAGACCATGTCCGCGCATTTCCGCCAGTGGGAAGTACTGCATTAGGACCCACCGCATAATTAGCGATAGAGAAGGGTGTATTGTCTCCAAGTAGAATTTCACCTGCATGACGGATCATATTGAGTATCTGAAAAGGTTCGGCTGTCTGAATTTGAAGATGTTCTGTTGCAAAGAGGTTGGCAACTTCTGCAGAATCTTCTACCGAATCAGTTAGAATAATACCACCATAGCCCTTCATGACATCTTCAACAAAGGTTTTGCGAGGTTCAGGCAGGGCCTTTGTAAGGGATCTGATCTCTTTTTCACAGGCATCGGCACAGACTTTACTGTCGGTTATAAGAAGGGCAGCCGAATCGGAACCATGTTCTGCCTCAATCATCAAATCCAGAGCAACTTTACGGGGATCAGCAGAACCGTCTGCTATAACAATGGACTCGGAAGGGCCTGCGGGGAGTCCCACATCTACCTGACCGAAGAGCAGTCTTTTTGCGGCGGCTACATACATGCTGCCCGGACCGCTGAGTTTATGTACCCTGGCAATGCTTTCAGTACCATAAGCCAGAGCTGCTATAGCCTGAGCTCCGCCGACCTTATAAACTTCTTCAACACCGCAGAGGCGGGCGGCATAAAGACATGCCGGATCAACATTCCCCTCCTTATCCGGAGGGGTGACTACACAAACTCTTTTTACACCTGCAACCACCGCGGGAACTGCAAGCATATAAAGCATTGAGGGAAAATTCCCCCGTCCTCGGGGTACATAAAGACCGGCAGAATCGAGAGGAATAGCCTTTTCTCCTGCAAGAAGTCCCGGCTGTATTTCAATCATGGACATAGCTTCAGGTTTCTGTGTCAGATGAAAACGCCTCACATTGTCGATGGAGTATTCAAGTGCATCCTTTACGTCATCGGAAATCAGGGTTGCTGCCCTGTCAAATTCTTCTTTACTGACTCTCAGATTCATGTTGACAGGAGTCCCGTCGAACCTATGGTTGTAATCCAGGAGTGCGGCATCGCCTTTTTCACGGACATCCCTGATGATCTTTTCAACAGATTCGGAAACATCCTTTATATTAATCTCGGAACGGGAATAAAGTTTTTCTCTGTCCAGAGGACTCATTGTCTTC
This genomic interval carries:
- the hisD gene encoding histidinol dehydrogenase, giving the protein MKINRYVWKTMSPLDREKLYSRSEINIKDVSESVEKIIRDVREKGDAALLDYNHRFDGTPVNMNLRVSKEEFDRAATLISDDVKDALEYSIDNVRRFHLTQKPEAMSMIEIQPGLLAGEKAIPLDSAGLYVPRGRGNFPSMLYMLAVPAVVAGVKRVCVVTPPDKEGNVDPACLYAARLCGVEEVYKVGGAQAIAALAYGTESIARVHKLSGPGSMYVAAAKRLLFGQVDVGLPAGPSESIVIADGSADPRKVALDLMIEAEHGSDSAALLITDSKVCADACEKEIRSLTKALPEPRKTFVEDVMKGYGGIILTDSVEDSAEVANLFATEHLQIQTAEPFQILNMIRHAGEILLGDNTPFSIANYAVGPNAVLPTGGNARTWSAVSVRDFIKYSSVIYSDETALKEISSRVECLADYEGFTTHGDALRKRR
- a CDS encoding aminopeptidase encodes the protein MTDPRLEKLADSLVNYATELKKGEKVLINMNGDQSEQLVSAVIKKVYEAGAIPFLNHTNPRLLRGLLLNATEEQMDIMAESDRLLMSHMDAFIGIGSTRNPSETSDVPGDRMKIYMEKYVTPVHMEERVKNTRWVVLRYPTNSMAQSSGRSLEGFEDFYFQVCNLDYAKMSKAMDKLVKLMEGTDKVRITGPGTDLSFSIKGMSAIKCDGKVNIPDGEVYTAPIKDSIQGTLSYNCPAVYMGSTYENIVFRFENGKIVEAKANDTEKINKVLDTDDGARFIGEFAIGVNPYILNPMKNTLFDEKIMGSFHFTPGNAYDNADNGNKSSVHWDLVCIQTEEYGGGQIYFDDVLIRENGLFIHPELLDLNPENLK
- the pyk gene encoding pyruvate kinase, yielding MAIKSDFSRTKIIGTIGPACEDPMVLQQMMEAGLNVARVNCSHGEPAELMRLINYINETSSRLDCPLPILADLSGPKIRLGVLPNDIPVKKGDKVILCSNPDNKDPGKFTAGYPGLADDISVGHKILIDDGLIQLQVSKVNAPDIECEVMNDGILKSRKGINLPGVPISLSALTEKDRRDVAFLAKAEIDYIALSFVRRGEDIRELRALLKEQGCNLPIIAKVEKPEAVDDLESIIEEADIIMVARGDLGVEIPTEDVPIVQKKIIAMCNSENKPVITATQMLDSMITNPRPTRAEASDVANAVFDGTDAVMLSGETSVGQYPVEVVRTMKKIVKTAEQNMTEERLVTMRRREKLKTHEALICHAACMMAEQSDARFMVAITQSGRTARLLSQYRSSVPILAFTQNEKTIRYLSIVWGVKAERIMHVTDTDSTLKEALHLAKERGFVEAGDTVIYATGIPLLESKTTNMIKIEKIE
- a CDS encoding GGDEF domain-containing protein, whose protein sequence is MTEMKDGPNHVTLISICILVIAINLYSYLNNSITLFFLIIQLFSVSWISIFMSSHRLNIAGSLPMIIISPLMVLQLNTVNSLVIFHIIQALFAIHFLFKCNIKFRDRIIMYALFLGSYILSCYLHKGFSILEMAAYGGVLLHLLIISLGVATHQKDEIEKEADELRSKLLGIKDEYKDKEQDPLMGIFSKSGGMKVLKQTMKWSQRYEIPLTVCYMELNNSHEDYIYSMTRRIVNRVRESDTLFRLGKSEILLILPDCQKNDAASVMKSIQEILRNDREMEAVQFGLADFKGELKTSPNELIINANMAIA
- a CDS encoding MFS transporter; the encoded protein is MNQRIGRNIGLDYSFTFLNSLNLMHALWMIWLSLRGFSLLELGMLEGIFHGTSFLMEVPTGAVADLWGRRNSRIMGRIIFILSMLFLWWSHTFFFQAIGFMLTAIGYNLESGAGEALVYDSLVHLKREDDFMGIRGKKELIYQLAAIIAFLSGGYIATRNYDLVFILVLIISGLSLLNAMLMVEPPVVRSREAVTGSLLRRIFVSLGQQTRDSLLVIRKEPRIAYLIIFTESIFVFTTTQYFYLQTWWKFDGYTEWYMGIVFACQCLLAGLSAVLAPKMDKRFGEEKLLFIVPLMLLVSLWGVALSEYKALFFVLTGAFEGILMVTVSDYINKLIPGEFRATILSYQSMVFSLLMILIFPVVGWLGDMYSLDISFYAVAGTGTLMYFLYKAFETRKKAGKNLHKGSC
- a CDS encoding folylpolyglutamate synthase/dihydrofolate synthase family protein: MLQKFVDIDEAFAWIESFTNLEKDAKERKSHYRPERMAEVLEHFGNPHLACRVIHTAGSKGKGSTSVLLASGLSQNGWKTGLYTSPHVLHYRERIQIDSSPLEDQKYIDCISFIKEKLDIRLPGGTEPTTFELLTLLAFQLFKEENCDFCVIETGLGGRLDATNAVKPEASVLTPIELEHTQWLGDTLEAIAGEKAGIIKPDTPVFSAPQKAEVESVFRQKASEQNAPFQILNEQIKNIESTVSSEGTSYAIEYKDGRNVVGKLKLPGHIQAWNAALALNVLTTLYPEVDEPIWLEGFAKASLPGRMEILSKDPLIVLDGSHTPCSVTLALESFRSISNETADKILLFACQDDKDAETMAGILSSAFSKIVITTPGFFKKSSPERVYKAFSSIRKGCILEEDPGEALKSVLSEEMDVLIMGSFILAGAVKKLYGVQ
- a CDS encoding LL-diaminopimelate aminotransferase; amino-acid sequence: MIQINENYSKLQASYLFVEIARRVAEFQSKNPGKELIKMGIGDVTKPLPEACLKAFHEGVDELASEESFKGYGPEKGYPFLREAIAVNDFQSRGVSITANDIFVSDGAKCDTGNFQELFSLDARIAVPDPVYPVYVDTNVMAGRSGEAVDGRYEGFSYLEGNEENGFVPSPEGLKADLIYLCYPNNPTGAVASKAQLQEWVDYAIANKALILFDAAYEAFIRDADVIHSIYEIPGAEKVAVEFRSFSKTAGFTGTRCAYTVIPTECQAYDSKGNAHNLQNLWNRRHSTKFNGVSYPVQKAAAAVYSDEGKQQVKALSDYYLNNASIILEKMKEAGFSCTGGVNSPYIWVNTGRDSWETFDMILNKAGVVLTPGSGFGNCGEGFIRISAFNSLENVEKAMDRIVEALK
- a CDS encoding response regulator; the protein is MRALIVDDDFISRKLMLKYLRPYCECDVAISGDEARTAFQLAWTENTPYEVIYLDIVIPGQNGLEVLKYIREFEVGRGITETAKVIMVSGLDDQSQVKNAYQFECDGYLIKPITLDKVLTVSKDAGVKLLNLYK